In Janibacter alkaliphilus, the following proteins share a genomic window:
- a CDS encoding FAD-dependent oxidoreductase has protein sequence MPHVITQSCCVDASCVVACPVNCIHPAPGEPGFGTTEMLYVDPRTCVGCGACVTACPVDAIKPVTALTKGEEAFVAMNAAYYEENPHDERQPMALVPQQRRLRDRDRRLRVAVVGAGPAGLFTTDELLRHPEVSAVDIYDRVPTPYGLVRAGVAPDHQRTKLVEILFRKIESEPRVTYRLGVEVGRDVTDEELGASYDAVIYTVGASADRSLGIPGEDLPGSTSATEVVAWYNGHPDAQDGPRLDHERVVVIGNGNVALDVARVLTADPAALSATDIAAPALDALAAGAVREVLVLGRRGPAQAAFTVPELVGLRTLPDVEIVVEAPKGSLAGDDPASRLLAEIAATPEQGHPRRIVLRFTAAPVRITGDGRVTGVDVARTRLVTDESGAVRAEPTETVEHVPAGLVLRSVGYRGVPVPGLPFDEAAGTVPHEQGRVRPGRYVAGWIKRGPRGFIGTNKACAQESVTSLVDDLDAGLVPPPRRGRSAVDALLAERGVQVVDEGGWRRIDAEERRRGEARGADRAKVVARDELLELAR, from the coding sequence ATGCCCCACGTCATCACCCAGTCGTGCTGCGTCGACGCCTCCTGCGTCGTCGCCTGCCCGGTCAACTGCATCCACCCGGCGCCGGGCGAGCCCGGCTTCGGCACCACCGAGATGCTGTACGTCGACCCGCGCACCTGCGTCGGCTGCGGCGCCTGCGTCACCGCCTGCCCGGTGGACGCGATCAAGCCCGTCACCGCCCTGACGAAGGGGGAGGAGGCCTTCGTCGCGATGAACGCCGCCTACTACGAGGAGAACCCGCACGACGAACGGCAGCCGATGGCCCTCGTGCCGCAGCAGCGCCGGCTGCGCGACCGCGACCGGCGACTGCGGGTCGCCGTCGTCGGCGCCGGACCGGCCGGGCTCTTCACCACCGACGAGCTGCTGCGCCACCCCGAGGTGAGCGCGGTGGACATCTACGACCGCGTCCCGACGCCGTACGGCCTGGTGCGGGCCGGGGTGGCACCGGACCACCAGCGGACCAAGCTCGTGGAGATCCTCTTCCGCAAGATCGAGTCCGAGCCGCGGGTGACCTACCGGCTGGGCGTCGAGGTCGGGCGCGACGTCACCGACGAGGAGCTCGGCGCGAGCTACGACGCGGTGATCTACACCGTCGGTGCCTCGGCCGACCGCAGCCTGGGCATCCCCGGCGAGGACCTGCCGGGTTCGACCTCGGCCACCGAGGTCGTCGCCTGGTACAACGGCCACCCGGACGCCCAGGACGGTCCGCGGCTGGACCACGAACGGGTCGTCGTCATCGGCAACGGCAACGTCGCCCTCGACGTCGCCCGGGTGCTCACCGCCGACCCGGCCGCGCTGTCGGCCACCGACATCGCCGCACCGGCGCTCGACGCCCTCGCGGCTGGTGCGGTGCGCGAGGTGCTCGTCCTGGGCCGTCGCGGCCCGGCGCAGGCCGCCTTCACCGTGCCCGAGCTGGTCGGGCTGCGCACCCTGCCCGACGTCGAAATCGTCGTCGAGGCGCCGAAGGGCAGCCTGGCCGGGGACGACCCGGCCTCGCGGCTGCTCGCCGAGATCGCCGCGACCCCGGAGCAGGGCCACCCCCGCCGGATCGTGCTGCGCTTCACCGCCGCCCCGGTGCGGATCACCGGCGACGGCCGGGTCACCGGTGTCGACGTCGCCCGCACCCGCCTGGTCACCGACGAGAGCGGGGCGGTGCGTGCTGAGCCGACGGAGACGGTCGAGCACGTCCCGGCCGGGCTGGTGCTGCGCAGCGTCGGCTACCGGGGAGTTCCGGTGCCCGGCCTGCCCTTCGACGAGGCGGCCGGCACGGTGCCGCACGAGCAGGGCCGGGTGCGCCCGGGCCGCTACGTCGCCGGGTGGATCAAGCGCGGGCCGCGCGGCTTCATCGGCACGAACAAGGCGTGCGCCCAGGAGAGCGTGACCAGCCTCGTCGACGACCTCGACGCCGGCCTCGTCCCGCCGCCGCGCCGCGGCCGGAGCGCGGTCGACGCGCTGCTCGCCGAGCGCGGGGTCCAGGTCGTCGACGAGGGCGGCTGGCGACGCATCGACGCCGAGGAGCGGCGCCGTGGCGAGGCGCGTGGCGCCGACCGGGCGAAGGTGGTCGCGCGCGACGAGCTGCTGGAGCTGGCCCGGTGA
- a CDS encoding TetR family transcriptional regulator, with translation MSTTSDDAPLAQGEVTRDGRRARWAEHNRTRRRLILDAALEVAEDHAPGATVTLDQIAVRAGLRRPAVYRYFADRRELEVAMQVEVAHRLAREILLELDTAKTLITLIRDAIGVYVGWAEAHPSLLRIIDSGARLSDGPVQRGISEIAQVVTHIVHGALDDYGVQVSPAERATVDPLVHGLVEAVVGTVRRWVAQTTPPPRELLVHLASESVWFIMAGHAQVLGIPLERDTRLAELAGMAGDETDETSDDAADAELDQTTDQTTPPRPPAGDGPDERDTA, from the coding sequence GTGAGCACCACCTCCGACGACGCCCCGCTCGCCCAGGGCGAGGTCACCCGGGACGGCCGGCGAGCGCGCTGGGCCGAGCACAACCGCACCCGACGACGGCTGATCCTCGACGCAGCCCTGGAGGTCGCCGAGGACCACGCCCCCGGGGCGACGGTGACCCTGGACCAGATCGCGGTGCGGGCCGGGCTGCGACGGCCGGCGGTCTACCGCTACTTCGCCGACCGCCGCGAGCTCGAGGTGGCGATGCAGGTCGAGGTGGCGCACCGCCTCGCCCGCGAGATCCTGCTCGAGCTGGACACCGCCAAGACGCTGATCACGCTCATCCGGGACGCCATCGGCGTCTACGTCGGCTGGGCTGAGGCGCACCCGTCGCTGCTGCGGATCATCGACTCCGGCGCGCGGCTGTCCGACGGGCCGGTGCAGCGCGGCATCTCCGAGATCGCCCAGGTGGTCACGCACATCGTGCACGGCGCGCTCGACGACTACGGGGTGCAGGTCAGCCCGGCCGAACGAGCCACCGTCGACCCCCTCGTGCACGGGCTCGTCGAGGCCGTCGTCGGCACCGTGCGCCGCTGGGTCGCCCAGACCACCCCGCCGCCGCGCGAGCTGCTGGTGCACCTGGCCAGCGAGTCGGTGTGGTTCATCATGGCCGGCCACGCGCAGGTGCTCGGCATCCCGCTGGAGCGCGACACCCGGCTCGCCGAGCTGGCCGGCATGGCGGGCGACGAGACCGACGAGACCTCTGACGACGCGGCTGACGCCGAGCTCGACCAGACCACCGACCAGACCACCCCGCCCCGGCCTCCCGCCGGCGACGGACCCGACGAAAGGGACACCGCATGA
- a CDS encoding SRPBCC family protein, which produces MARVRTVSDSVDIPGVTPQQVYEQISDPTRMGRWSPENTGAVVERGEGNLIVGDVFVGSNARGGRRWHTRCEVSAAEPGARFAFDVVAWGLGSPRLRLPVAGWEYRMEPVGDGTRVTETWTDHRGWPDVVAGVFDRAATGGRTFAQWQEGNISRTLARLRDDLATAT; this is translated from the coding sequence ATGGCCCGCGTCCGCACCGTCAGCGACTCCGTCGACATCCCCGGGGTCACCCCGCAGCAGGTGTACGAGCAGATCAGCGACCCGACCCGGATGGGTCGGTGGAGCCCGGAGAACACCGGCGCGGTCGTTGAGCGCGGCGAGGGCAACCTCATCGTGGGCGACGTCTTCGTCGGCAGCAACGCGCGCGGCGGGCGCCGCTGGCACACCCGCTGCGAGGTGAGCGCGGCCGAGCCGGGCGCGCGGTTCGCCTTCGACGTCGTCGCCTGGGGGCTGGGCTCGCCGCGGCTGCGGCTGCCGGTCGCCGGCTGGGAGTACCGGATGGAGCCGGTGGGCGACGGCACCCGGGTGACCGAGACGTGGACCGACCACCGGGGATGGCCGGACGTGGTTGCCGGGGTGTTCGACCGCGCGGCGACCGGCGGGCGCACCTTCGCGCAGTGGCAGGAGGGCAACATCTCCCGCACCCTGGCCCGGCTGCGCGACGACCTCGCCACCGCCACCTGA
- a CDS encoding SDR family NAD(P)-dependent oxidoreductase, with the protein MNLLNRDLASMAGARCLVTGGASGLGLELVRLLAADGARVLVADVHEQTPAGLPEGVEYRRLDVRVDEQWDEARVDVETRWGGLDLLVLNAGIAVGGRIEVTSLEDWQRIVDINLLGVVRGFHSFVPMMKQAGSGRIVVTASAAGLVHPPAMSAYNAVKAGVVALAETTRAELAPAGITVSAICPSFFRTNLHESLHGKDVEMEQTATSLITDAPRTAAQVASSAYAQIRAGKHLVLPDGEARFAFYGKRFARPVYDRVMLFVGGRVDKGGEPLPGPVARVRKRQGERAAARRAA; encoded by the coding sequence ATGAACCTGCTGAACCGCGACCTGGCTTCGATGGCCGGCGCCCGCTGCCTCGTCACCGGGGGCGCCTCCGGGCTGGGGCTCGAGCTCGTCCGGCTGCTCGCCGCCGACGGTGCCCGGGTGCTCGTCGCCGACGTCCACGAGCAGACCCCGGCCGGCCTGCCCGAGGGCGTCGAGTACCGCCGCCTCGACGTGCGCGTCGACGAGCAGTGGGACGAGGCACGGGTCGACGTCGAGACCCGGTGGGGCGGCCTCGACCTGCTCGTGCTCAACGCCGGCATCGCCGTCGGCGGTCGGATCGAGGTGACCTCGCTGGAGGACTGGCAGCGGATCGTCGACATCAACCTGCTCGGCGTGGTGCGCGGCTTCCACAGCTTCGTGCCGATGATGAAGCAGGCCGGGTCGGGCCGGATCGTCGTCACCGCCTCGGCGGCCGGTCTGGTGCACCCGCCGGCGATGTCCGCCTACAACGCGGTGAAGGCGGGCGTCGTCGCCCTCGCCGAGACCACCCGCGCCGAGCTCGCCCCGGCCGGGATCACCGTCTCGGCGATCTGCCCCTCCTTCTTCCGGACCAACCTGCACGAGTCGCTGCACGGCAAGGACGTGGAGATGGAGCAGACCGCGACCTCGCTGATCACCGACGCCCCGCGCACCGCGGCCCAGGTCGCCAGCAGCGCCTATGCCCAGATCCGCGCCGGGAAGCACCTCGTGCTGCCGGACGGCGAGGCCCGCTTCGCCTTCTACGGCAAGCGTTTCGCCCGCCCGGTCTACGACCGGGTGATGCTCTTCGTCGGCGGTCGGGTGGACAAGGGCGGCGAGCCGCTCCCCGGTCCGGTCGCCCGGGTGCGCAAGCGCCAGGGCGAGCGCGCCGCCGCCCGCCGCGCCGCCTGA
- a CDS encoding AurF N-oxygenase family protein: MTSTQQIPNYRVPADDDSYQASLLELSEASVEQHFDAFVDIDWDAYEIDPHDPRFVLPAHDIVGGHPWYQALSPQEQARVGLYRQANIMKVGLQFEQILISGLMNYAFGLPNNDRSFRYSTHEATEECHHTQMFQEFVNRSGMPVAGGSVVFRAVGMLLPQFARVLPVAFFVGVLAGEEPIDHLQKSLLRSEHAMHPLVQRIMQIHVAEEARHIGFAHHYLRNTTQGMGRGQRAFLSVLTPLIMRWLCDEIMKPSARARRDMGLPDEVYAEMFWGSDSSRKFLRDLFADVRALCEDIGIMNRPARRLWRRMGIDGRPSRYRSEPASAAA; this comes from the coding sequence ATGACCAGCACGCAGCAGATCCCGAACTACCGGGTGCCCGCCGACGACGACAGCTACCAGGCCTCGCTGCTCGAGCTGTCCGAGGCCTCGGTAGAGCAGCACTTCGACGCCTTCGTCGACATCGACTGGGACGCCTACGAGATCGACCCGCACGACCCGCGCTTCGTCCTCCCGGCGCACGACATCGTCGGCGGTCACCCCTGGTACCAGGCGCTCTCGCCGCAGGAGCAGGCCCGGGTGGGTCTCTACCGGCAGGCGAACATCATGAAGGTCGGTCTGCAGTTCGAGCAGATCCTCATCAGCGGCCTGATGAACTACGCCTTCGGCCTGCCGAACAACGACCGCTCCTTCCGCTACTCCACGCACGAGGCGACGGAGGAGTGCCACCACACCCAGATGTTCCAGGAGTTCGTCAACCGCTCCGGGATGCCCGTGGCCGGCGGCTCGGTGGTCTTCCGCGCGGTGGGCATGCTGCTGCCGCAGTTCGCCCGGGTGCTGCCGGTGGCCTTCTTCGTCGGGGTGCTCGCCGGCGAGGAGCCGATCGACCACCTGCAGAAGTCGCTGCTGCGCTCCGAGCACGCCATGCACCCGCTGGTGCAGCGGATCATGCAGATCCACGTCGCCGAGGAGGCCCGCCACATCGGCTTCGCGCACCACTACCTGCGCAACACCACGCAGGGCATGGGTCGCGGGCAGCGCGCCTTCCTCTCGGTGCTCACGCCGCTGATCATGCGCTGGCTGTGCGACGAGATCATGAAGCCCTCGGCCCGCGCCCGCCGCGACATGGGGCTGCCGGACGAGGTCTACGCCGAGATGTTCTGGGGCTCGGACAGCTCGCGGAAGTTCCTGCGGGACCTCTTCGCCGACGTGCGCGCCCTCTGCGAGGACATCGGCATCATGAACCGGCCGGCCCGCCGGCTGTGGCGGCGCATGGGTATCGACGGGCGCCCCTCGCGCTACCGCAGCGAGCCCGCCTCGGCCGCCGCCTGA